The following nucleotide sequence is from Solanum dulcamara chromosome 7, daSolDulc1.2, whole genome shotgun sequence.
TAGTAACATAAAGGAATAGCAGTTGCTTACAATTAAAGCAGCAGAACGGCAAAATGCAGCTCCACTGGCACTTGAATCAGCATATTCGTCATAGTCAGCCTCCAAGAGATGGCGCTCTGCAGCTGCCATTGCAAGAAGCCGAGGATCATGTAAGTCAAGCTGAGTACCAGCTACTGTCCAGCCCCCACTGCAAGGCAATCCATGTGGACAAATCCATCAGTGgcagaaaagagaagaaaaaaaaattcaagattaAGAATGTGAGATGACATGCTGATCATGTTAGATTGTTCTCAATAAAGACGTTGACAGCTAAGCTGGCACCAAAGAAAAGGTTACATCagattataaatcaaaatttcagcAGCAAGagcctatatatatactgtTAAAACTGACCTGcctcaaaatataataattaaaacatattttaagtATATCCAAAAGAGGGGGAAAAGGTTTATGGCAGTTCAGTTCGTCATATACTGTTCTTGTTGcgccaagaaaaataatttcatgtCAATGATGCTGAATTTTCACTTTTTTGAGATGGTATATTCCAGTGTATATATAGACATCAGCACAAAAACTGTACTGGTAACCAAAGTGGAGTGACTACATCAGAtcaccaaaaaagaaaaggcaaACAAAAACCTTGCTCGTCTTACAAGGAGACTAAGACAACTATGATTGCCTCAGGATCATCTATGTATTCAGATTTGCACCAAAAACTAAAAAGATGAATACAATTTCTCTTAATCTTCTATAAATTGCTACTTGTATCACTTTAGCTACAAACATAGAACAACAAAACTGAACCGGGAATTGGAATCATCGCTAGATATTGAACATATTGGTAATGCAGAGTTCATGGTCATAGACAATGGACAAGGATTTGACTCTCCGTTATCTAACATACGATTaaattcctttattttttttgctgaAAGCATGAAGTACAGTTGAGCTTGTTCAGGACTTCATGAATTGCACAGTACATTGACCTATTCTTGCGTTCATGAACAAAACGCAGGTTCACTTACAAATTAGTTCagagagatttttttttgtttctttctaaTTCAGCCGTTCAGAGAGAAGGTGTGAAGACAGTAAGATCGTCCATTCCGTGGTCTATTTCCTCTTTTTTCATTTCTCTTCTTTGTTGGGATATTGGTGGCAGTGTCAGAGTGTAGAAAAGATACAGATAAAAGCATACTTGGAAAAGTAAACACCAAATTCAGAATATTAATATATCTGTTCCATAGATTGTGGAAATGCTTggataaatatatcaaatttgGTATGCACAAAGACGATAATCACGATTTCAACCAACCTCATGTCAATGGCAATATCTTCAGAAAGAGAAGGCggtggtggagcagtatagccGGGTTGGTAAGGCTGCATGTTATAGAGTTTTCAAAGTCAACATAtagtttttttatgaaataagtgagCCTTAACTAGAAACTCTTTTAGCACTTATTCATTAACATATTCTAAAGTCCCAATTACTTATATTTCTGAAGGGAAAAATGCATCAACTAATTACTGCATAAGGTGAGTTATATCTCTCTCCAAATCAAATACTCTCTGTGCCTATGCAAAACCATGCTATTTCTTTATCCCTCCCTCCCTTGCTCTTTTCAAGCTCATTTGGCTAAAAGTACCTTTGTGATGGGGAGAGGCAAATCATGAAGCATCAGCACTCAAAATGCAAACAAGTATTAACAGATAGAAGAAAGGACCTGATGGCAAATCTCACAAATTATATCACCCTTCTCATTGCACCACCGCTGAACACATTTCCTATGAGCATACTGGATTTTGTAACAAAGacacagaaaagaaaaaagaggagaTTAATTAGAACAAAAGACAAGTCCATGCACGTAAAAAGACCTTTGACATGAAGTTGCAGCACAGACGTAATCAGTAAAATCATTCCTCAGCTTTCTAGCAGCTAAAATCAGTAAACTAGACCACCCTTTACACAAACAAATCAAAATATTCAATGTGATTGAATTTCAAGATGAAAGACATGAATGATAAGCGGGTTGTAAAATGACGAATAATGAAAATGTCAAGTTCTtgagaagagaaacttgagaAAAGAAGATGGCATTACAGACACATATTTATTACATGCACAAGCAACATTTAGCAGCAACTTGAATAAGAGAGCGAAAATTAAACTTCACAAATTTAACCTTTAAGCTGCCATTGCAGCTACAAGGAATCTCCAAATTCTTCGGGCTATCTTCTTCCTGGCAAATTCGGCATTCCACAGTCTGAAGTAATGGCTCATCTTCGCCTCCGGCTTCTGTTTCTTCATCCTCCTTATTAGCAGTGCCATAGGCATATTGAACTGCTGTATGAGAGCAAGAAATTCCCCCTGAGGATCCTGTATCCTCTGACCCTTGCATAGAGTGCAAAGATTCAGGTATGATAAGACGATCAACACACAAAGCCAAGTGTTCTCCCATTAGCAGTTCACCCACGTATCCTAAAATAAACAAACATGGTCAGCGtagcaagaaaagaaaggaaTTTGTTACACCTCCATATAGCCTAGTGCAAGGTTGTGACCCTTTCTATCACACAAGAGAAACAGTTCATAAAAAGCCTATTATTGAtttccctcccccccccccccacccaaGTTTCTCCTCACAAGGTTTAGCCTTTTGTCCACTGGTATAAATACCCAAATGCCATATTCAAGTTTGAATCGTTAACAAGcagatttccaaaacccaacAAAAGCATAAGTACAATCAAGAGATATGGCTTTTACTAATAAGATCAACTGTAAGCTAACTACTaatatttcttttgattttctcttttcttttttcctgcAATAGATAACGAACTATGAATATAGGAAAGTCAAAATTCAGGGAATTTTCAAGCTATCCCATTTTGTATAGTTGAACTCTTCAACACAAAGTAGTTGCTTGTTGCTATAAACTGATACCGTATGCCCTTTTGTTGACTTTttacaaaacaaaagaaataccCAATTGGAAAAACTAAAGAAAACTGCATTTGAAAAACTTCCGATTCCCGAGTTTCAACACAAAATATACTGGGTAAGATAATTCTAAAACATAACCAGCTTTGAAGATCAAAGCATAACCATTTTAATCAATTTCATCGTAATAGAAACAAGAACCCAAAAACTGAAACCGATTAACTCACCGCAACGAAAAATCTTGAACCCGGAACAAGAAAAATAACAATCtgatatggaaaaaaaaaataaagagaattggCGTACCTGAAAATGTAAATTGTTGATAGATTTTGGTTTTCTGAGAATTTGTAGGAGTGGTTTCCTTTTCTGAGAGAAGAAATAGTTGTAACTAGTCTTCCGTTTTCGGCCTTTGCTTGCAAATTTTGATTATCAAAGTAGTAATCATCTATACAAGTCTTCTCTTGGACTATATCGACACTAATTGCGGGACCGCTAAAACCATACAACGGCGTCGTTTATGGAAGTCCCAATATCACTCTTTTAATAGTCGGCATCCCAGAAATTACTCTGCTAATTACCCAAGTTTACTCGGCTACGTCACAACTTATGTCATACGGCTAccaaatttaaaaagtaaataagtATTTAAAATTGTGTTCTATATTCTTTTTATAATAACAGCGTCTATAGTGtaatttcacaaataaaatttgaaaaaattatttctaaatttATAGGGATTAAAAAGGTTgtttatgataaaaataaaaccaCAAATAAATTATCATGAAAAAAAGGAAGTTTCGTCCTTAATTAAGGGGAAATccacttttctttttcattccTCACTACATTTTATAAGAACTAAGCTAATGATTTCAGTTTACCACCTTTAACGGTCTCAAAATATGTAagatttaaatatttaagatcCGAATTTGAGAAatcctaaaattttattttctcatattAAACATGATTTTGAAACAATCTAAACCCTAAATGACccaaaaaaaacttaaatatcTTCTTTTGAtgtatttgagatttttaaTTAACTAATTTTTGGATACATTCGATAAAAATGAAACAATACGAAATAGTTTTAGTAGTTTATATgttgtataattttattttattatccaTAAGAAGTTatttatctttaatttgataataaGATTTTCAGTAgtcataaaaaaaatgacttgatgaataaatatttgagaagaagttaTGAAAGAACGTAATAACAAGAattctatataatataatatacatgtgtTTAATTagatatattaaattttttaccaaataacaataattaaatttatatgtaatctctaattttaaagaaaagacaTATAATACATACGCATTGGTTTCTTCGAAGTAACAAGTGTAAGAAGCACTTAGAGAGTATTTTGGACAGCGTCAATTGTTTGAGTTTGAACATATTTGACTTTTTTGATTGCCTAGACCAAATTAAACATGACAACtatacaaataaattaattaacaaaaCTCCCTAGACTATTTTCACGCGCAAAGCCACACTATTTGTCCACGTTTGTACGAAAAGTTCATTAGAAAGAAAAGGATACAAAAAGTGTGAAtacttttgtattttaaattatgatgtGATATAATGACTTTGTAAAAAGGAATAGGTCATGATTCAAATGAATTTTAATTAGAAGAGCTAAAGATAATGGACATATTCCTTTCTAGAAGACACATGTTATAGGTAATAGGTaggttaaaaataaaaaatatcttagtGTAAGATATTTTCTTTCTGATTTCCCCCATATAATCCTAATCCACTTTGAAAGGATTCTGGGGTTGGGGGCTGTGAAAGGAGAAAATATGACAAAGAAACAAGACCTAATAATTAAAAAGTACACGTGCATATGTTTTCTAGTAGAGTTTGTCATTTAACACTAATTAATTCTCAcattaatgaatatttttagaaaaaatgcgAGTATGCTTATTCACAGCCAacgctataaaataaaatagtgcTTTTTATGCTAATTAAACTGAATCGAACCCtcatagacaaataaaaattttaataatcAATTAATTAAGCTATTAAAATTTTAGGCCAATTGAATCTCTTAGATGATACTTTGTGCCAATTATCTATATAGTCTTTTGCTAAATTGGTCCCTTTTTGAGCAAGGATACATTTTACAATGAATGATTGTTCTCACAACAGTTGATATGTCTACCTTTTAGCCCAATGAGAAAAATGATGGGCCTTCCTTGACATTCAGCAAACTGAATAACTTTACATTACGAATGGCCATGTAATTATTTATGagttccaaaataaaattccaatGATCTACAAatgtaaaataaaagatatagCAAAATGATTCGATAACGCTTGAAAGGTCTAAAAGTGTTGGTAAATTATACTAATTCATTCTCTTCCAAAAGATTTTTTCctttacaaataaataaatgaagaagTAAAAAAATCAAGATCTTGGTGTagacatttaaaatttatagggtttaaattagaaaagaaaatacgTTACACAGCAAATTAAGGCCCTATATTAATTCAAAATAGTGgtagtttaatttatttttttataatttattttcacattaaaaaaatactaccactaaatagttttaaaatattgaccaaaactTAATTAGCAGTCCAAATGGCTATTTGTCAAATTCTTCCACAGCTTGCAAAGTATCCATAATCCGACTTGATCAGTTAAGTCGGGTCAAAAAGCCCGCTGTTTACAGTTTTTAAACTCTAAAGCTACAATTAGGTTTTTTTTTCCCCGAAAATTTCAAGTTGGCAGCTCTCAGCTATGGCGGAGACTGAACCTGTAGCCAACGAAGCCCTATCAATGGCCGAGAAAGAAGAAACTTCCGTTCAGAAGATGGACGTTGAAGTTCCAGCTGCCGATGATTCGGCGGATAACGGCGGCTCGAAGCGTCCAAGGGAGGCGGGAGACAAGCCGGAGGATGAAGAGAATGGAGACGATACGAAGAAAGCGAGAGTCGACCAGTCTgtagaagaggaaaagaaagatgTGTCCGTCCCAGTTAGCGTGGGGTCTAAGAGTTTCCTTTCCTCCGTGGAGATGTTCGACTACTTTTACAAACTCCTTCATTCCTGGTCTCTCAATCTCAATCTCAACAAGGTTAAAAACCACTCAATTTGCTTTATGTCTTATCTATAAACATGTCAATAATATATCACATTTTCACAAATTTAGCTGATTTTTTATGTTGTCATTATTGTACAAAGCAAGATTTAGTTTTTACCCTTCTCCTGGATCCTCTGGCTTAGTTGATTATACTCGGGCATAGCTGAATCAGGAACTTTTTACATTTAAGATTCTGAATGTTCATTTCGTTGAAGCATCAAATTGTATTATATCGCACTTATATGGATGTTTCCGAATGTCTGCTGATTCATGGATAAGCTGTTATAATTTCTCTCCAAAAGATGCCTTTAAGTCTAAAGGCTTCAACACCTCGAGGTATTTGACTACATGTCTATTTTTTACCACAAACATCTAGCTGTAAGTATTAGTGTTAACTGGATTATCTTTTGGCTTCCTCTGATTATCTTATAATCTTTCCATGTAATAGTTTAGAATATGTAACCCAAGTTAGACTTGTTTACTTTGGAATAGGGATGATAATctgtttgatttggtttttgCTCGGAATTACTACATGTTCATCCTTGAGGTTTTTCTTTTTAGTATGCTCTCTTTCTTCCTATCAATGTCCATGTTCCTCAGAACTTTTCTTTTGGGCTCCAAATTTGAATTCACTGTACTTTCTTGCTTTTTGAACTTTTGTGGGGGTTCAGTTAGTATCTTTGTGGAAATTGTATTTTCTACTCATCTCATTTTTTTATAGagcaaaatatgaaatatgtcCAAATACTCGCTCAGCAAAGTATATGATTTGTATTGATCATAACCTTACGTTGGAGAGGAGTTATTACTGCATAAGAATGTTGATTCTATAAGGATTCTCTATTGGAACTCTGATTGATTTTTCACGGATTTAAATTTTCTGAATTAAATCTCTGACCGAGTTGGAGATACTTGGAATACTACATTTATTACTTACATCTGAGCGCTTGATAT
It contains:
- the LOC129896308 gene encoding uncharacterized protein LOC129896308 isoform X2 — protein: MGEHLALCVDRLIIPESLHSMQGSEDTGSSGGISCSHTAVQYAYGTANKEDEETEAGGEDEPLLQTVECRICQEEDSPKNLEIPCSCNGSLKPYQPGYTAPPPPSLSEDIAIDMSGGWTVAGTQLDLHDPRLLAMAAAERHLLEADYDEYADSSASGAAFCRSAALILMALLLLRHAVTIGNGDGDDDDVSAFFSLFLLRAAGFLLPCYIMAWAISVMQRRRQRQEAAVLAAAEVAFMLQAGQHRGLHVTIAPGPAQAAEPSATPANPTTHVATPTGQVAAPPPELV
- the LOC129896310 gene encoding protein EMBRYO DEFECTIVE 514-like; the protein is MAETEPVANEALSMAEKEETSVQKMDVEVPAADDSADNGGSKRPREAGDKPEDEENGDDTKKARVDQSVEEEKKDVSVPVSVGSKSFLSSVEMFDYFYKLLHSWSLNLNLNKYEHMVLLDLLKKGHAEPERKIGTGVRAFQIRFHPHFKSRCFFVVREDDSVDDFSFRKCVDQIQPLPANMQTKHYANGGKGGSGRGRGGGYGRGR
- the LOC129896308 gene encoding uncharacterized protein LOC129896308 isoform X1; this encodes MGEHLALCVDRLIIPESLHSMQGSEDTGSSGGISCSHTAVQYAYGTANKEDEETEAGGEDEPLLQTVECRICQEEDSPKNLEIPCSCNGSLKYAHRKCVQRWCNEKGDIICEICHQPYQPGYTAPPPPSLSEDIAIDMSGGWTVAGTQLDLHDPRLLAMAAAERHLLEADYDEYADSSASGAAFCRSAALILMALLLLRHAVTIGNGDGDDDDVSAFFSLFLLRAAGFLLPCYIMAWAISVMQRRRQRQEAAVLAAAEVAFMLQAGQHRGLHVTIAPGPAQAAEPSATPANPTTHVATPTGQVAAPPPELV